In the genome of Thermoanaerobacterales bacterium, the window CGCCGCCCTCGACGGTGGAGCGGAAGACCTTGAACGCGCAAGCGGCGGCGATGTCAGAAAAATCGGCCAACTCCAGGCCGAAGCGTACATCCGGCTTGTCCGTGCCGTAGCGCGCCATGGCCTCGGCGTAGGTAAGGCGCGGGAAAGGCGTCCTCACGTTCAGGTTTAAGGTATCGTAGACGAGGCGGGAGATCAGCCTCTCCGTAAGGCCGGTGACGTCCTCCTCTTCGACGAAGGACATCTCCATGTCGACCTGGGTGAACTCCGGCTGCCGGTCCGCACGCAGATCCTCGTCGCGGAAACAGCGCACGATCTGGAAGTACCGCTCCAGGCCCGCGACCATCAAGATCTGCTTGAAGAGCTGCGGCGACTGCGGCAGCGCGTAAAACCTCCCGGGATTCAAGCGGCTCGGGACGAGGAAGTCCCGCGCCCCTTCCGGGGTGCTCCGGGTGAGCATGGGCGTCTCGATTTCCAGGAACCCTTCCGCGTCGAGGAAATCGCGCACGCTCTTGGCGGCACGGTGGCGCAGGATCAAGGCCCGCTGCATCTCCGGCCGCCTGAGATCAAGGTAACGGTAGCGGAGGCGGATGGTCTCGTCGACATCGATGCCATCCTCGATGTAAAACGGCGGGGTCTTGGCGCGGTTGAGGACGCGCGCCTCGTCGATGTAAACCTCGACCTCCCCCGTCGCCAGGTTCGGGTTGACCGTTCCCTCCGGCCGTTTCCGTACCTCCCCGATGACGGCGAGGACGTATTCCGGACGCACGGCTTCGGCGATGCGGAAGGCTTCTGCCGCGACGTCCGGACTGAAGACCACCTGCACGATACCCGTACGGTCACGCATGTCGACGAAGATTAAGCCCCCGTGATCCCGCCGGCGTTGCACCCAGCCCATTAAGACCGCGCGCCGGCCGACGTCATCCACGCCGACCCGGCCGCAGCCGTGGGTGCGTTTCAGGCCGGCCATACTTGCCAGTTCCAAGACTACCAGACCTCCATTTTCGGATCACCCGGAAAATCGGGTCTCTTCTCGGCCAATCGCTGCCGCAGATAGGGCGCCAAGCCGTTAAGGGCGACCTCTTCCTGCCGCCCGCTCTCCATGTCGCGTACGGTCGCCGCCCCGCGGGCGGCCTCGTCCTCGCCGACGATGACGACAAAGCGTGCGCCGAGCCTTCCGGCATGCTTCATCTGTGCCTTCAGGCTGCGCCCGGTGTAGTCGTGGTCGCACGCCACACCGCTGCGCCTCAGGGTTACCAGGAGAGCGGTCGCCGTTTCCCACGTATTGCCGGCCGTAGCCAGGAAGGCGTCCGGCGGCCGGCGCCCGCCGACCTCGGGGTGCTGCTGCGCCAGGAGGAGCAGTGTCCGCTCCAATCCCAGGGCCACCCCCACCCCGGGCACCCCCGGTCCGCCAACGGTCCGGACCAGGCCGTCGTAGCGTCCGCCCCCGCCGACCGCGCTCTGGGCACCGACCCCGGCGGCCAGTATCTCAAAAGCCGTTCTAGTATAATAGTCGAGGCCCCGCACCAACCGGGGGTCGATAACGTAGCTGACCCCGACAATATCGAGGGTGCGGCGCACTTCGGCGAAGTGGGCGCGGCATTCATCGCAGAGGCAGTCCAGCGGGGTAGGGGCTCCCGCTCCCGCCTCCCGGCACCCGGCCTCCTTGCAGTCCAAAAGCCTTAACGGGTTGCGCTCCAACCGGCCGCGGCAGTGCGGGCAGAGCCCGTCCATGCGCGCCTCGAAATACCGCCGCAGGCGTTCCCGGAGCACCTGCCGGCACATGGGGCAGCCGACACTGTTCAGGTGCAGTTCCAGGCCGGTGATGTCCAGGGAACGGTAGAATTCCATGGCCAGGGTGATGATTTCCGCATCAGCCGCCGGGGCCGCGGCCCCGAAGATCTCGGCCCCGAACTGGTGGAACTGCCTGAACCGCCCGGCCTGCGGCCGGTCGTGCCGGAACATGGGGCCGATGTAATAAAGCTTTACGGGCTGGGGCCCGGCCTGCAGGCGGTTTTCCAGGTAAGCCCTGGCCGCCGGGGCCGTCCCCTCGGGCCGTAGGGTCAGGCTCCGCCCGCCCTTGTCCTGGAAGGTGTACATTTCCTTCTCCACGATGTCCGTAGCGTCACCCACGCCGCGCAGGAACAGTTCCGTATGCTCAAAGACGGGGGTGCGCAGTTCTCCGTAGCACCAGTTCCGGCACAGCTCGTGGGCCAGCGCCTCGATGTACTGCCAGCGCTCCACGTCGCCCGGGAGGATGTCATTCGTGCCCCTGGGTCTCGACGTTAACATCGCCATTCTTCCCCGTTTCAAAACTCAACTCCCGCCCCAGCCCGGACGGGAGCTTTCTTTCGAGATTCTATTGCAGCAACGGCGGGATGTCAAGATTATCCGCCTTCCCCGGGGTTGCCGGGGGGATTCACCTCTTTTCACCATTCGGTGGCGAGGTAAGGGTTCTCCCGCCGTTCGTCCCCGATACTGCTCGCGGGGCCATGCCCGGGATAGACCACCGTTGCGTCGTCAAGGGGCAGCAGCTTCTCCCGAATGCTGGCCAGGAGAACGCGAAAGTCCCCGCCATGGAAATCGGTACGCCCCACGGCGCCGGCGAAGAGGGTATCCCCCGTGAAAACGATCCCCTCCCCGTGCAGGCACAGGCCCCCGGGCGTGTGCCCGGGAGTGTGCAGGACGGTGAAGGACAGCCTCCCGGCCCGC includes:
- the hisS gene encoding histidine--tRNA ligase — its product is MLTSRPRGTNDILPGDVERWQYIEALAHELCRNWCYGELRTPVFEHTELFLRGVGDATDIVEKEMYTFQDKGGRSLTLRPEGTAPAARAYLENRLQAGPQPVKLYYIGPMFRHDRPQAGRFRQFHQFGAEIFGAAAPAADAEIITLAMEFYRSLDITGLELHLNSVGCPMCRQVLRERLRRYFEARMDGLCPHCRGRLERNPLRLLDCKEAGCREAGAGAPTPLDCLCDECRAHFAEVRRTLDIVGVSYVIDPRLVRGLDYYTRTAFEILAAGVGAQSAVGGGGRYDGLVRTVGGPGVPGVGVALGLERTLLLLAQQHPEVGGRRPPDAFLATAGNTWETATALLVTLRRSGVACDHDYTGRSLKAQMKHAGRLGARFVVIVGEDEAARGAATVRDMESGRQEEVALNGLAPYLRQRLAEKRPDFPGDPKMEVW
- the aspS gene encoding aspartate--tRNA ligase, with the translated sequence MAGLKRTHGCGRVGVDDVGRRAVLMGWVQRRRDHGGLIFVDMRDRTGIVQVVFSPDVAAEAFRIAEAVRPEYVLAVIGEVRKRPEGTVNPNLATGEVEVYIDEARVLNRAKTPPFYIEDGIDVDETIRLRYRYLDLRRPEMQRALILRHRAAKSVRDFLDAEGFLEIETPMLTRSTPEGARDFLVPSRLNPGRFYALPQSPQLFKQILMVAGLERYFQIVRCFRDEDLRADRQPEFTQVDMEMSFVEEEDVTGLTERLISRLVYDTLNLNVRTPFPRLTYAEAMARYGTDKPDVRFGLELADFSDIAAACAFKVFRSTVEGGGRVKGLRVPGAADLTRKELDELTAFAQAHKARGLAYLLLAGDGVKSPIAKFFSGEEIAAITERVGAGPGDAVFFVADSPDVVAFALSALRLHFADRLGLTAGKELAFVWVTDFPLLEYDEEEKRWVAVHHPFTAPKEDDLPILESDPGRVRARAYDLVLNGVEIGGGSIRIHRRDVQERVFSSIGLSPEEAYEKFGFLLDAFEYGTPPHGGIAFGFDRLVMLLAGRETIRDVMAFPKTQSAADPMTGAPGTVAPGQLRELFIKSIAPGAADRREGHAK